In Zingiber officinale cultivar Zhangliang chromosome 8B, Zo_v1.1, whole genome shotgun sequence, a single genomic region encodes these proteins:
- the LOC122014367 gene encoding anthocyanidin 3-O-glucosyltransferase 7-like yields MRVCIYTLSISAVLFVTHCSPISNCTHHRQFATAMDYVSTRSCPSRHVVLVAFPFGTHAAPLFALACAIAGAAPAVSLSLISTQRSLESLPPAPVSLSLVPIDDGLPEAADPPASEQERISLFLSALPKTLRAAMDAAVEKARGAVATCVVSDAFMWMAGDEAAEVGAPWIALWTGGPASLFAHLRTDLLRDTVGVGDQVIARHDELLSFVPALSAHRIRDLPEGIVSGEIDSLFSRLLHRIGENIHKAAAVLFNTVRGFDPVIDAEMELCFPNPLHLGPLHLLAPPPASCPAPDAHGCLPWLDGHATASVAYVSFGSVVTPSLEELANLAQGLEASGAAFLWSLRERARELLPRGFLDRTRERGLVVGWAPQQDVLRHPAVGVFVTHCGWNSVLEAAVAGVPMVCRPFFGDQRLNGRTVAAVWGIGVGFEEGSMTEEGAVRVLETVLKSEEGKTMRAKAGELKASAAKAMQPDGSSMLNFNTLLGFAINSLTKPHK; encoded by the exons ATGCGTGTCTGTATATATACTTTATCGATATCCGCTGTTTTGTTCGTCACACACTGCTCGCCGATCTCCAACTGCACCCACCATCGCCAGTTCGCCACCGCCATGGACTACGTCAGCACTCGCTCCTGCCCCTCTCGGCACGTGGTGCTCGTCGCCTTTCCCTTCGGCACCCACGCCGCCCCGCTCTTCGCCCTCGCCTGCGCCATCGCCGGTGCCGCGCCTGCCGTCTCGCTATCCCTCATCAGCACCCAGCGGTCGCTCGAGTCCCTCCCCCCGGCCCCCGTCAGCCTCTCCCTCGTCCCCATCGACGATGGGCTGCCGGAGGCGGCGGATCCTCCGGCGAGCGAGCAGGAGAGGATCTCGCTGTTCCTTTCGGCCTTGCCGAAGACCCTGCGGGCGGCGATGGACGCGGCGGTGGAGAAGGCGAGAGGTGCGGTGGCGACCTGCGTGGTGAGCGACGCGTTCATGTGGATGGCCGGAGATGAGGCGGCGGAGGTGGGGGCGCCTTGGATCGCCCTGTGGACCGGCGGGCCCGCGTCTCTGTTCGCGCATCTCCGGACCGATCTGCTCCGGGACACCGTCGGCGTCGGCGATCAAG TCATCGCTCGGCACGACGAATTGCTCAGCTTCGTCCCTGCTTTATCGGCGCATCGAATCCGCGACCTCCCcgagggcatcgtctccggcgagATCGACTCCCTCTTCTCGCGCCTCCTTCACCGAATAGGCGAAAACATCCACAAGGCCGCCGCCGTCCTCTTCAACACCGTCCGCGGCTTCGACCCGGTTATCGATGCGGAGATGGAGCTCTGTTTCCCAAACCCCCTGCATCTCGGCCCTTTGCACCTCCTCGCTCCGCCTCCGGCTTCCTGCCCCGCTCCTGATGCGCACGGCTGCCTCCCGTGGCTCGACGGCCACGCCACCGCCAGCGTGGCCTACGTCAGCTTCGGCTCAGTCGTAACCCCGTCACTGGAGGAGCTTGCGAATCTGGCGCAAGGGCTGGAGGCCAGCGGCGCCGCGTTCCTCTGGTCGCTGAGGGAGCGCGCGAGGGAGCTGCTGCCGCGGGGGTTCTTGGACCGGACCAGGGAGAGGGGCCTCGTGGTGGGGTGGGCGCCGCAGCAGGACGTGCTGCGGCACCCTGCGGTGGGGGTCTTCGTGACACACTGCGGGTGGAACTCGGTGCTGGAGGCGGCGGTAGCCGGCGTGCCGATGGTCTGCCGGCCGTTCTTCGGCGACCAAAGGCTGAACGGAAGGACCGTCGCGGCAGTATGGGGTATCGGGGTGGGGTTCGAAGAAGGGTCGATGACGGAGGAAGGGGCGGTGAGGGTGCTGGAGACAGTGCTGAAGAGCGAGGAAGGAAAGACGATGAGGGCGAAGGCCGGCGAGCTGAAGGCCTCAGCGGCGAAAGCGATGCAACCGGACGGGAGCTCAATGCTTAACTTTAATACCCTTTTGGGCTTCGCAATTAATAGTTTAACCAAACCGCACAAATAA